The following proteins come from a genomic window of Nitrospira sp.:
- a CDS encoding Allophanate hydrolase 2 subunit 2, whose product MMDRQSCRVIVVKGGWLTTVQDLGRYGYQQYGVPVAGAMDSFSAVVANRLVGNPDQAAVLELTLKGPELQFERDTAIAITGADLSPTINGNTIPLWQSILAPHGSRLSFGTKRTGSRAYLAIVGGIDVPLVLGSRSTHCASETGGFQGRPLRPGDILSGGQPGKSINRLIGKRLPDRLLPRYERSITLRIIPGPQQDFFVKQSLVTLTDVTYTVSPQSDRMGYRLTGPKIAPKRFMRFISDGITMGALQVPSDGQPILLMADRQTTGGYPKIAVVISADLPLAAQLAPGDSITFTPCAIAEAQRALRAHRAQLDAALLPQDGSPLSR is encoded by the coding sequence ATGATGGATCGTCAATCATGTCGCGTCATAGTGGTCAAGGGCGGATGGTTGACCACGGTGCAAGACCTGGGACGATACGGTTACCAGCAATATGGAGTCCCCGTCGCCGGCGCGATGGACTCTTTTTCTGCGGTGGTCGCCAATCGCCTTGTGGGGAATCCAGACCAGGCCGCAGTGCTCGAACTTACCCTGAAAGGGCCTGAACTTCAGTTTGAACGAGACACCGCCATTGCCATCACCGGTGCAGACCTCTCCCCGACCATCAACGGCAATACCATTCCGCTTTGGCAAAGCATTCTGGCGCCACACGGCAGTCGGTTGAGCTTCGGCACGAAGCGGACCGGTTCTCGTGCATACCTCGCTATCGTCGGCGGCATCGACGTTCCACTGGTTCTCGGTAGCCGCTCGACACATTGTGCAAGCGAAACCGGTGGATTCCAAGGACGGCCATTAAGACCGGGAGACATCTTGTCTGGTGGGCAGCCAGGGAAGTCCATAAACCGTTTGATCGGCAAGCGACTTCCCGACCGACTACTCCCTCGCTACGAACGGTCCATAACCCTTCGCATCATTCCTGGCCCGCAACAAGACTTCTTTGTGAAACAATCACTCGTCACGTTGACAGATGTCACCTATACCGTCTCTCCTCAGTCGGATCGCATGGGATATCGGTTGACTGGACCAAAGATTGCTCCCAAGAGATTCATGCGGTTCATCTCCGACGGCATCACAATGGGAGCCTTGCAAGTTCCATCTGATGGACAACCAATTCTCCTGATGGCCGACCGACAAACCACCGGCGGGTATCCCAAAATCGCCGTGGTGATCTCAGCCGATCTTCCCCTTGCCGCACAACTGGCCCCCGGCGACAGCATTACCTTTACCCCCTGCGCCATCGCCGAAGCTCAACGGGCATTGCGGGCACATCGAGCTCAGCTCGACGCAGCGCTGCTGCCGCAAGACGGTTCCCCTCTATCCAGGTAA
- a CDS encoding Mobile element protein, protein MAVSLYVGIDIAKAQLDVACRPTSARWTVPHTARGIGRLVRRLRRVQPTLVVLEATGGLELNVASELAAAALPVAVVNPRQVRHFAKATGQLAKTDALDAAVLAQFAEAVRPIARPLPDEATRRLEALVNRRRQLLTMLTAEQNRHTRASRDMQIEIHAHMEWLTQRVAELESTLGQQIRQSPIWREQDDVLQSVPGVGPVLSRTILADLPELGTLNRRAIAALVGVAPLNRDSGTWRGTRRIGGGRGPVRAVLYMAAVTAARCNPVIRAFYQRLRAAGKTVKVALTACMRKLLTILNAMIKHHTPWQCGFQRT, encoded by the coding sequence ATGGCCGTGTCTCTGTATGTCGGTATTGATATCGCGAAAGCTCAGTTGGATGTGGCGTGTCGTCCCACGAGCGCCCGGTGGACCGTCCCGCATACTGCCCGTGGGATTGGCCGACTGGTCCGGCGACTTCGTCGCGTGCAGCCGACGTTGGTCGTGCTGGAAGCCACCGGTGGCTTGGAGCTGAATGTCGCAAGTGAGCTGGCCGCTGCGGCCCTGCCAGTCGCCGTGGTGAATCCCCGGCAAGTTCGGCATTTCGCGAAGGCCACGGGGCAACTGGCCAAGACGGATGCGCTGGACGCCGCGGTGCTGGCGCAGTTTGCCGAAGCGGTGCGGCCCATTGCCCGCCCGCTGCCGGATGAGGCCACACGCCGACTGGAAGCGCTGGTGAATCGCCGGCGTCAACTGCTGACCATGCTGACAGCGGAACAGAACCGACACACCCGCGCTTCGCGCGACATGCAGATCGAGATCCACGCCCATATGGAATGGTTGACGCAGCGGGTCGCGGAGCTGGAGTCGACGCTGGGGCAGCAGATCCGACAGAGCCCGATCTGGCGTGAGCAGGACGACGTGCTGCAGAGTGTGCCGGGCGTCGGGCCGGTGCTGAGCCGCACCATACTGGCAGACTTGCCGGAGCTGGGAACGTTGAACCGCCGCGCGATTGCGGCGCTGGTGGGCGTGGCCCCGTTGAACCGGGATAGCGGAACCTGGCGCGGCACGCGGCGCATCGGGGGAGGACGTGGCCCCGTGCGGGCGGTCCTCTATATGGCCGCCGTGACGGCGGCGCGGTGCAATCCTGTGATTCGAGCGTTCTATCAGCGGTTGCGCGCGGCGGGGAAGACGGTCAAGGTGGCGTTGACCGCCTGTATGCGAAAGTTGCTGACTATCTTGAATGCGATGATCAAACATCACACTCCGTGGCAGTGCGGATTTCAAAGGACTTGA
- a CDS encoding Zinc-type alcohol dehydrogenase-like protein: MKAVRLHQAGGPESLLYEENAPKPIPKDNQVLVQVYATAITPTEFDWYPTFHTPDGDMRPFPIILGHEFSGVVEAVGPDCTEVQAGDPIYGLSDWFIDGAQAEYCVTVPADIAPKPVTLEHTQAAVVPISALTAWQALIDHAHLSGGQRVLIHGAAGGVGGFAVQLARRQRAHVIATTSAANTDFVKSLGADDAIDYRLTAFETVVGDIDVVLDTVGGDTRDRSWGVLRKGGRVVTIAADAERAKEQRVRDAFFIVQPNRNQLMEISRLIDHGIIQPVAGTIFSMENFRQAYEQKPARGKNVLRIAET; the protein is encoded by the coding sequence ATGAAAGCGGTACGATTACATCAAGCGGGTGGCCCCGAGTCGCTTCTCTATGAAGAAAATGCGCCGAAACCGATTCCAAAAGATAATCAGGTGCTCGTTCAGGTCTATGCTACAGCGATCACGCCGACTGAGTTCGACTGGTATCCCACATTCCATACTCCTGACGGGGACATGAGACCGTTCCCGATTATTCTCGGTCACGAATTCTCGGGCGTTGTTGAAGCGGTCGGGCCGGATTGCACGGAGGTACAGGCGGGAGATCCTATCTATGGACTGAGTGATTGGTTCATAGACGGGGCTCAAGCGGAATATTGTGTGACCGTTCCTGCCGATATTGCACCGAAGCCTGTCACGCTTGAACATACTCAGGCCGCGGTCGTACCGATCTCAGCGCTTACCGCCTGGCAGGCGCTCATCGATCACGCGCACCTTTCGGGAGGACAACGGGTGTTGATCCATGGTGCCGCCGGCGGTGTCGGCGGTTTTGCAGTGCAGCTGGCCCGGCGCCAGAGGGCACACGTGATCGCAACGACCTCGGCGGCGAACACCGACTTTGTCAAGTCACTCGGCGCCGATGATGCCATAGATTACCGGCTCACAGCGTTTGAAACGGTCGTCGGAGACATCGATGTCGTGCTTGATACGGTAGGAGGAGACACAAGAGACCGTTCATGGGGAGTTCTCCGGAAGGGTGGCCGGGTGGTGACCATTGCCGCAGATGCCGAAAGAGCGAAGGAGCAGCGGGTGCGCGACGCCTTCTTCATTGTTCAACCAAACCGGAATCAGTTGATGGAAATTTCGCGTCTGATCGACCACGGCATCATCCAACCAGTTGCAGGTACGATCTTCTCGATGGAAAACTTTCGGCAGGCCTACGAACAGAAACCCGCGCGTGGCAAGAATGTCCTCCGAATCGCGGAGACGTGA
- a CDS encoding Mobile element protein: MEITDAQYRHIAPCLPTPRGNVTLDNRHVLNAILYVAEQGCKWRALPKRFGNWHTIYTRMNRWSKSGVLDRVFAQLQHTQIIRVKIEAVALDSTIVKVHPDGTGALKKTARKPLAGPVADGRPRFIWLPRMLERP; this comes from the coding sequence ATGGAAATCACCGACGCCCAGTATCGCCACATCGCGCCGTGTTTGCCGACGCCACGCGGCAACGTGACGCTCGACAATCGACACGTTCTGAACGCCATCTTGTACGTCGCCGAGCAGGGGTGCAAATGGCGCGCGCTGCCCAAGCGGTTCGGCAACTGGCACACCATTTATACTCGCATGAATCGGTGGTCGAAGAGCGGGGTGCTGGATCGCGTCTTTGCACAGTTGCAACATACTCAGATCATCCGCGTGAAGATCGAAGCCGTGGCTTTAGACAGTACCATCGTCAAGGTCCATCCGGATGGGACGGGGGCATTAAAAAAAACGGCCCGCAAGCCATTGGCCGGTCCCGTGGCGGATGGACGACCAAGATTCATCTGGTTGCCGCGGATGCTCGAACGGCCATAA
- a CDS encoding Allophanate hydrolase 2 subunit 1, giving the protein MFRILPLGDSAIMIEFGHEIDPRINARVVGFGKAIVDQGWSGIFDVVPTYRSITVHFDPLQWDSAALVNRLKALPRPTPGKAEQQGTLHEIPVLYGGTWGPDLDDVAAFADLSPEQTVTLHASPRYRVYMLGFSPGFPYLGLVPTRLAIPRLSTPRTKVPAGSVGIADRQTGIYPIVTPGGWRLIGRTPTPLYRRTNPTPFLLKPGDLVQFRPIDREEFDRLSREAPDEDH; this is encoded by the coding sequence ATGTTCCGCATCCTGCCGCTTGGCGACTCGGCAATCATGATCGAATTCGGCCACGAGATCGATCCTCGGATCAACGCCCGAGTCGTCGGCTTTGGGAAAGCCATTGTCGATCAAGGTTGGAGCGGAATCTTTGATGTTGTCCCAACCTACCGATCGATCACCGTTCACTTTGATCCACTCCAGTGGGATTCAGCCGCCTTGGTCAATAGACTGAAGGCTTTGCCTCGACCCACACCAGGCAAGGCCGAACAGCAGGGCACTCTCCATGAGATTCCGGTTTTGTATGGCGGCACATGGGGACCTGACTTGGATGATGTCGCAGCCTTCGCCGACCTATCACCCGAGCAAACCGTGACTCTGCACGCATCGCCTCGCTATCGCGTCTACATGCTCGGGTTCAGCCCCGGTTTCCCTTACCTGGGGCTCGTCCCTACACGTCTGGCCATCCCTCGACTCTCCACACCTCGTACGAAGGTCCCGGCGGGATCGGTCGGCATCGCCGACCGCCAGACGGGCATCTATCCAATTGTCACGCCGGGCGGCTGGCGACTGATCGGCCGAACCCCCACACCTCTCTATCGCAGGACCAACCCGACTCCATTTCTGCTGAAGCCGGGCGACCTGGTTCAATTCAGACCGATCGACAGAGAGGAGTTCGATCGTCTGAGCCGTGAGGCACCGGATGAGGACCATTGA
- a CDS encoding Lactam utilization protein LamB — MRTIDLNSDMGEYESEEWSAREAQLMPLLTSVNIACGGHAGNPDLMRRTARLAAQQGTAIGAHPGFPDTQDFGRHDRRASPSEVESLVTMQVNRLADVLASDHLTLTHVKLHGGLYNLAARDRAVADAVARAVAAFDRHLLLFALAGSVLVESGQNAGLTVVQEAFADRAYRSDGTLVPRSRPDAVLQTEQHVRRQLHEILNGYVMSIEKRRVDLQADSLCVHTDTPHAVEFARLIRHEIESSGIHIGKPCDS; from the coding sequence ATGAGGACCATTGATTTGAACAGCGACATGGGTGAGTACGAAAGCGAGGAGTGGTCGGCTCGGGAAGCCCAACTCATGCCGCTGCTCACGTCCGTCAATATCGCGTGCGGCGGGCACGCCGGCAATCCCGATCTCATGCGCCGGACCGCAAGACTGGCCGCGCAACAGGGAACCGCAATCGGCGCACATCCGGGTTTTCCGGACACACAGGATTTCGGGCGTCACGACCGCCGTGCCTCTCCATCAGAGGTCGAATCGTTAGTGACCATGCAAGTGAACAGGCTGGCCGACGTGTTGGCATCGGATCATCTGACGTTGACCCACGTGAAGCTGCATGGCGGGCTCTATAACCTGGCGGCCAGGGATCGGGCGGTGGCCGATGCGGTGGCCCGAGCCGTCGCAGCATTCGACCGACACCTCCTCCTCTTCGCCCTCGCGGGATCAGTCTTAGTTGAGAGCGGACAGAATGCCGGTTTGACTGTTGTTCAAGAGGCCTTTGCCGACCGAGCCTACCGGTCTGATGGGACATTAGTTCCACGTTCCCGACCTGATGCTGTTCTGCAGACCGAACAACACGTTCGCCGGCAACTGCACGAGATCCTGAACGGATACGTCATGAGTATCGAGAAACGACGAGTCGATCTACAGGCAGACAGTCTGTGCGTCCATACCGATACGCCGCACGCCGTCGAATTCGCCCGCCTCATTCGACATGAGATTGAATCGTCCGGTATCCATATTGGTAAGCCTTGCGACTCATGA
- a CDS encoding Mobile element protein: MPRPIPLLMDRAYEGNATRHLALELGYVPVVPPKHNRLAPWEYDRAMYKRRNEIERLFRRLKGFRRIFSRFEKLDVMFVAFIHFALIVEGLR; this comes from the coding sequence ATGCCGCGCCCGATCCCCCTATTGATGGATCGGGCGTATGAAGGCAATGCGACGCGGCACCTGGCCTTGGAGTTAGGCTATGTGCCAGTGGTGCCGCCCAAGCACAATCGGCTCGCGCCATGGGAATATGACCGAGCCATGTATAAACGACGCAATGAGATTGAACGGCTGTTCCGCCGGCTCAAGGGATTTCGGCGCATCTTCTCGCGGTTTGAAAAACTCGATGTCATGTTCGTCGCGTTCATTCATTTCGCATTGATCGTCGAAGGCTTGCGTTAG